The stretch of DNA tttaaaattagatgaaaacgaaaggaataaaaactaaaaaaattaaaaagagacaaaagaaaatgaaaaccgagaaaaactaaaaaaatccaaaaaatagtacgaaaaaccaaaaacttcttaaaattcgaataaaagaatattaaaacaaataaggTGGCTCCTCGCAAGCTATCTTTATCAAATAAATGTTAATTTTCAGTTTTATGTTAATTTGCATCATTTAATacgtttatctttttttaaacgaataatactattttaaagttttttttcttcaattctttttaCAATAGGTACTGACATGCGTGTTAAATCCTCATTGgggataatataatataatttctgacCATTAATTAATAAAGGAAAACAAACTCTAAATATCCCACTCtcatcacatttttattttgttgcgAGATGATATTATTTaccaacttttaaatttttatttaaaaaataaaagataatcaaaatatgataaaaaaaaatcacactttatttagaaaaataaaaatgagatgaaagtgtCATATTAAAACCAGGTcaattacaaaatacaataataatttgACTTTAGAGCATACTATGTGAACCAATCTTGCATTTAAgcataaaaactatatataaaccatgatattttttcaaatataaattatatataatgtttgaatatttatttattgattatctctatctaaataaaaatatatttaatttccttcattttccctCGAATAAAATAATCCAAGCAAAATATTCTCAACAAAACACTAATATCaagcaaaatcaagaaaataggGAGCACGAGGTGGCACGTGCAATGCTGCGCtgtctatttttttgtttttataatataatgatgGGCTGTCTATCTTTAAGTCAAAGAGAAGTTAAAAAGAACGAGTCGTGGGAAGCTGTGAAACTTACCACCTGTCAGATTGTACGAACGACGTAGTAAAATGTCACCGGTAAAAGGccgtaaaaataattttgtcccGCCCTTTTTATGCCGCCGATTCCCGAGTTATCTTCCTGTCGCTCTTTTCTGTCTAAAATTTTGTCTCCTTTCCCACCACCTACGGATTTGACGGGCCGGTCCTCGCATTGACCTCCGGTCAACTCACCCCCCTCTCTCCCCACCAATTGCTGTGTCGTGCCACACATGTCCGAGATTGACCAAAATCTCATGCTTGGTCTCGGTCGCGACCACTCACGAAACTTTCGGGACAATCGCGAGATGTCGGGGCTGTGATTTTGGAGATCTGCACAGGATATCAGAATCTCAGCTATATGAGAtttgttagagagagagagagagaggatctgATTTGAGACAGGGACTCATACAGAGAGACATTTCCATTGCTGCGTATAAAAAAGATTGCTCGCTGACGCAGGCAGGAACTCCGTTTTGCTTTTGCTTCTTCGAGAGAGAATCAATATTTCGAAATTTGAAactacacacaaaaaaaaaaaaaaaaaagctattacTGTAAGGCGAAGACCTTCTTACTCGGAGATGGAGGGGGGAACGTTGTTGTTTCGCGGCGAAGTAACGATGGTTTTGGTGTTTCGCCTTATGATCCCGAAGAAGCTCACGTTCTGGCCGTCGATGACAGCCTCGTTGATCGGAAGATCATCGAGAAGCTGCTTAAGATTTCTTCTTGCAAAGGTTTGCCTCTTGATACGAAAgtccacttttttcttttcttttcttcttttgtttatttcatcacggaattctgattgaacaaaCCGTTGGAATCTCCAGTAACGGCCGTGGATAGCGGAAGGAGAGCCCTGCAATTCTTGGGGTTGGACGAGGAGAAGAGCTCCTCTGTTTCTTTTGATGTGAGTTTGAACAGAATTTCatgcatgtgaaaaaaaaaaaaaaaaaaacaaatccaaattCACATTTTCAAATGTTCATTTCCGTTATTGGATTTAGCTTCTGTGCATCAGAGGTTCTGATTTTCAGCTGGGTGTCACTTTTAGGGCTTGAAGGTGGATCTGATCATCACAGACTACTGTATGCCTGGAATGACCGGATACGAATTGCTCAAGAAAATCAAGGTTAGAAAATTCCACATAATTCACTTCCTAAGACGAAATCTAAACCCATTTTCGTTCGGTAAATCTAAACAAGTTTTGTTGAAACAGGAATCCTCTACTTTCCGAGAGATACCTGTGGTGATAATGTCTTCCGAGAACGTCTTGGCGCGAATTGACcggtattttttcttttcaaacaatCAAA from Juglans microcarpa x Juglans regia isolate MS1-56 chromosome 3S, Jm3101_v1.0, whole genome shotgun sequence encodes:
- the LOC121258743 gene encoding two-component response regulator ARR5-like translates to NYTQKKKKKSYYCKAKTFLLGDGGGNVVVSRRSNDGFGVSPYDPEEAHVLAVDDSLVDRKIIEKLLKISSCKVTAVDSGRRALQFLGLDEEKSSSVSFDGLKVDLIITDYCMPGMTGYELLKKIKESSTFREIPVVIMSSENVLARIDRCLEEGAEDFIMKPVKLSDVKRLKDYMMREVGFGSENNGGIDKRKLQESCDLNSSEPPVTSSTSPSQLPEPPSRSPISSPSVPSSIPTPLDSPIRRLKMTNTG